A segment of the Maylandia zebra isolate NMK-2024a linkage group LG2, Mzebra_GT3a, whole genome shotgun sequence genome:
AAAATATGGATTACAAAATTAGATCGCCTTTTACCTTGCAACGTGTCAGGGTTAGAGTCTGGACAACAACCATGCTATTTTAAGGAAACTGCAATGCAGAAATACACGGGGGAAACTttatgtaaaaagataacagctTCTAATTTCTGAAAATATGCTTACTTGACATGTTTAGGATGAAAGCCTGACCCTACACCGGTCGTCTTAGACCTGGTCGATGTTAAGAAGTTGACATACAGGTCGAACAAAAAATGATCTTTATATTTAATCAAAAAAAATCTcatacatatacagtgggggTTAGTATATAACCTGCTGAGGCCTGTGTTCTCAGAATCTTTAACCCAAATCTACTGGGATATGTGATTACTGgcttattatattattatatattatctatataatattttaattttttctaaTTCTTCTTTGACAAAGCCTGACACAGTGACCCAGCATCTCTTTGGTGTTTGAAATATGATGCAATGATTTTGTTCTTGGCTTTGCTGTAGCGATTATTAATTATCCCAAATGCACGCAGGCTCATCCACCCAGTCAGTGTGGAGAGGATGAATGTAAGAGCTGGGCATTTCCAGCCATTGCAGATGTGACATTATAAAATGCACTTCAGtgcaaaatgacacaaacaaagcaacaaaataaTACTAGAGTTGTTCAGTGTTATGGTGCTGTACAGTCAGACAGGAAGGAAATCTCTGTACCTGCCTGTGTGCATGGATGTGATAGTATAATGACTGCATGTTGAATTTACtgcttcatcatcatcaacctTAAATGTAAACTGTTGTTAGCCTCTGCTGCCGTGCAGACGGGCTCACATCCAGACTTCCCGGCTTCCCTTTCTTCGGCCTGCTTTTATTTGTGCGTCACCTGGCCTCGCCACCTGTTGCAAGAGGAAACCAGAGGTGAGGCTTCCGGTGAGCCCAAACGCTGTCAGGTTTCAGGTTGGACTCCCCCTCCAGTGTCAGCTGAGGAGCCAGGACTCATGATAAGATAGATAGAAGAAGAATAATAGCAAGaatgtataaaaatgtatcTGTATAAGGAGGGGGCTAACTTACCTCCTCTTGTGTCCTCCTCTAATCTGCTTCATCGAGCTCCTTCTTCCATGTTCTCCCACAAACATGCACAATAAACTTGAGCTCCTGACTGACTGATTCTCCATCACCATCTccgtttttgtctctcttccagCCCGCCTGACTGCAGCGCTCCTGAATAATAACcccatctccctctctcgctcgctttctctccctcctgtTTAAAATGCTGCTCACAGGCGCGCTCCCGTGCCGGGttttaagcacacacacatccccctctctctctctctctctctctccacacgGACCTCGGGGACGCGCTCGGTCCGTGTTGCGCAGGTCCGGCCCGCTGTGACTCTTTCGCAgtgctgcttttattttcttaacGGCGCCAAGTCCACCCGCATGCGCGCACACTCCCTTCCTCCGTCTCCATCAGCGCTTTGATCttgaccccccctccccccccccaccccacgaGCTCACACAGGGTAGGAAATAAAAACAGGTGAAGCCtccttttattacatttaagaatagaaaaataataaaacaaaaaatctgaatCTGCTCGTAAATATTGAGCAAATGCAGCTGTTGCAGTGTTCGCTCACCCTAATGGATCTGGTTCAAGGTCTGGAgtatcttttttctcttttcggTCTATGTGAGCgagcccccctcctcctcctcctccctccctccctccctccctccctctctctctctctccctctccctcctccctccctctccatctctgcattCTCCTCTTTTTAGTCGTGTGGGAAGCTCCGTGAATGCGGCTGCAGAAGGAGCCAGCATACTTATGCGCCTGACACGGATACTGTTCTGTCTTTACAGGAGGGAGAGAAACACAAGCTTGCTTTTCTCCGGTgtgacacccctcccccctcctctgCCATTTATTCCACCtggatattttttgtgtttttcccaaAGAGAGGATTACTTAAAAAATTATCAAGTCcattttgattctttttttctcccttcccTTCTTTGGACCTATGAAAGAGCGAATGTGCGGACTTTCGAGCGCCTCACTTGCACCACAGCGGACTAAAGGCTGAATAACTGCATTATTCATTTTTACGCACCGGTTTCTCTTGTCCTCACTCGTCTCTCTGGTTTCTCtccgtttttctttcttcctcctttTGTTCTCGGAAAGGAGCTTCaatattcttcttctttattacagggggaaagaaacaaacaaaaaagcataaGAACTGATTCCCTCCCACTTGGATGAGACTGAAATAATCTCTTCTCCATTCGACTGCAAACAAAGTGAAGAGAACCACCAACAGTTTTTTTGGGGGTGGAGGGATTAGCGCTGCACGGATGGAGAATAACCTCGTGACAAAAGCAACCTGATGGGGGCATTTTGGCCGCTTCTGCCCTCTGGAGCTTTATCCCCGTGCGCAACTTCGCTGGAAACAAACCAGTATTTATTCATTGGCCCTTCGGAGGGTTGCTCAGCCGAGCTGTAGCCAGACGCACAGTGCtggccatcatcatcatcatcccctCTCCCTCCCCATTTTCTACTCATTGCTACTCCTCTTTCTCTCGATCAGTTCCCCGCCTTTAAATAAAAACTCCAAGAATGATGGACTTATTCCACCGTACTGGTGTCCGCCTTGCGCCCCTTTTCACGCCTTGGAGTCGCCGGACGCGCCGTGAAGATCTCTGAAAGCtatctgcctccccccaccccccaccccctcttTCTATTTCCCCTCTTTCTACCTTCTTCTACCTTTCCCCCACTCCCTCTCTATCTCCCCTGCACCCAAATGAACGTTTTCCCATGGAGGTAGTACGGCCACTTTGGGGACCGAACGAGCAGCGGGGAGATTTTTCCAAGCAAGAGGAGCCCGTCAGTAAGAGGCGCATCGGGTGAAATCGGACCTCCCTCCTTCTTcgcctctcctcctctccctcctctgtttCTCCATCTCCGCCTCGCACCTCCACCTCTCCGGTTTGCTCGGCTCCCTACATGGGGCTATAGAGGACTGGGGGGAGACCTTGTTGCGCCCCTATAACTGTCGGCTTCTGCTGGGCAGACTGTTTGCACGGCTCCATCCATGTCTCACCAATGCTGCCCCGTGTCTCCAGAGGGAGCCGCATTCATCACCACCACAGCTTTGGGTAAGTCcaatttatttaaattcagtCCCATAAAAAAGATCTCTCAGATTTCGTCATGTGGAATTTCTTCTTGTGTCACAGCTGCTATAAATGGGTGCAGCTTAAACCCCTCTCAGTGTGTCAGTAATGGGCACAGTCCcaattctttttcttctctttgctGTGTGCTATTCGCTGGTATTGGAGGTGCTGGCTCCAAATTAGACCTCCCCTAGAAAAGGGAACTGCAGCCATTTGACTTTGATTATGTTGAATCTGAGAGGCACAAAACAGAGTTGTGCTGATGTCTGCGTCTTGCTTTGGGTGTCAGAATAAGATGCATAGACGTGCAGTATTTCAGGGGTTTGGGTAAGTCCAGAGCATGTGCTACTTTTTCCTGCAGTACTGAATAACCTCCATCCAACATTTCAGGCTATCCAGGATTTGGAGGCATGACTGTGTGTCAGTAACAGAGATACGCAGTTCATAGATTCTGATGAAATAGTGGGATCATTGCAAATGTGCATTATTAGCATCGTGgctagaatttatttcatacagTGAgagtaatgttttcttttttgtactttaaatataaattgagttaaatattaaaattgCAATGCAGTCAATCTCAAATATGAATtttgatggtgtgtgtgtgtgtgtgtgtgtgcgtgtgtgtgtgtgtgtgtgtgtgtgtgtgtgtgtgtgtgtgtgcgtgtgcatatctggttttgtgtgcatgtatgtacgCCTGCGTGTGTGGATGTTTGTGCATGCGCctgtctctcttttctttttctttccaaagGTTACTAAATGGTTTTCTGGGGGAGGATTTCTAACCGGCGAAATGCTGCTCGTACTCCTGCTGGCagccttttcttcttctatctCCGGCTCTCTcgcctcctccctctcctcccccTCAATGTCGAACGGACCCCCGATGGCAGACCCGTCCGCCCCGGACTTGCTGGCCGAGACCTGCGTCGCCTGCTCCTGCATGTCGGTGGAAAACGTGCTGTACGTCAACTGCGAGGAGATCACCGTCTATCGACCCACACAGCTCATCCCTCCGGCCTCGTCCCTCTACCACCTTAACTTCCAGAACAACTTTCTGATCATACTCTACCCAAACTCTTTCCTCAACTTCACCCACGCTGTCTCGCTGCACCTGGGGAACAATAAACTGCAGAACATTGAAGGTGGGGCCTTCATGGGGATGAGTGCGTTGAAACAGCTGCATCTGAACAGCAACGAGTTAAAGGTGCTGCGTGCGGACACTTTCTTAGGCATAGAAAACTTGGAATACCTTCAGGCTGACTACAACTTAATACAATACATTGAGAAGGGAGCCTTTAACAAACTGCACAAACTCAAAGTGCTGATCCTGAATGACAACCTCATACAGGCACTCCCCGACAACATATTTCGCTTTGCCTCACTCACACATCTGGATATAAGGGGCAACAGGATCCAGAAACTTCCCTATTTGGGTGTTCTGGAGCACATTGGACGCATTGTAGAGCTGCAGCTGGACGACAACCCCTGGAACTGTACCTGTGACCTAGCACCTCTCAAAGCGTGGCTTGAAAACATGCcctataatatttttattggcGAGGCCATATGTGAAACGCCAAGTGACTTGTACGGGAGGCTCCTGAAAGAAACCAACAAACAGGAGCTTTGTCCCATGGGAACAGGAAGTGAATTTGATGTTAGGATGCCACCTGCACAGCCCTCCAAAACGCCCCCAAGTACTGTGGCTCCCATAGCCACGAAAACGCCAAAAACCACAGACTCATCAAAGTTTTATGGCAATGGGATTGTGGCTGGAAGGAATAACCAGATTGTTTCCTTTCAGTTGTGTCCACAGCCCTGCAGCTGCAAAGCCCACCCTTCTGACTTTGGCATTAGCGTCAGCTGTCAGGAGAGGAATATTAAAAATCTAGCTGATCTCGTTCCCAAACCCCCAAATGCCAAGAAGCTTCACCTGAGTGGGAATTACATCCGTGACATCAATCCGAGTGATTTCCAAGGTTTTGAGGGCTTAGATCTGCTGCATCTTGGCAGCAATCAGATTGTCACAGTCCAGAAAGGTGTGTTTGCTAACCTCACTAACCTGAGGAGACTGTACTTAAACGGAAACATGCTTGAACAGTTGCACCCAGAGATGTTTTTGGGCCTCACAAACCTGCAGTACTTATATTTGGAATACAATGCCATAAAGGAAATCTTAGCAGGTACGTTTGATTCCATGCCAAACCTTCAACTCCTGTATCTCAACAACAACGTTCTGCGGAGTCTTCCTGCTTATGTGTTTGCGGGGATCCCATTAGCCAGACTCAATCTGAAAAACAACCACTTCATGACCCTGCCAGTGAGCGGTGTCTTGGACCAGCTGAGGTCACTGACCCAAATAGACCTGGAAGGGAACCCGTGGGAGTGCTCGTGCGATCTGGTTGCCCTCAAACTCTGGCTGCAGAAGCTGAGTGATGGAGTGGCTGCCAAAGAGGTGAAATGTGCCTCCCCTGTGCAGTTCGCCAACATTGAACTGCGCCTCTTAAAAAATGAGATCCTGTGTCCTCGGATGGCGAGGCCGCCCTTTATTCAGACTGGCGCCACCCCTGTTTTGACATCAGTGTCGCCTGCTGGAGTTGGCAAAGCACCACCGGGAGGGCCCGTGCCTCTTTCAATTATGATCCTTAGCATCCTCGTAGTGCTGATCCTGACTGTGTTTGTGGCCTTTTGCCTTTTAGTCTTTGTCCTGAGGCGGAATAAAAAACCGGTGGGCAGGCAGGAGGGGCTGGGGAACCAGGAGTGCGGCTcaatgtctttgcagcttcgcCGCCACAGCCACAAATCCGGCAAAAAAGGTTCTATCCCCGGCGATGACTTGGGAGGCGAGACCTTCATCCCTCAGACTATCGAGCACATCGGCAAGAGCCACACCTGTGGGATCGGTCGCTCCTCAGACTTGGATGCCGGCTTCAAATTTGCAGACTCGCAGAGGCAGAAGATCATCCTGCGGAACAGCGCAGACAAGGAGAAAGACATGCTTTCCACTCTGGAGCGCAACAAACGCCTCAGCACCATTGACGAACTCGAGGAGTTTCTCCCCAACCGAGAGCCAAGCATGTTCATCCACAACTTCCTGGACAGCAAAAGAGATTTCAACAGTATAGGGATGGGCGGATATGAAATCCGCTACCCAGAGAAAACGCTGGATAAAAAGATGAAGAAGTCGTCGCTGATAGGCGGGAACCACAGTAAGATCGTAGTGGAGCAGAGGAAAAGTGAGTATTACGAGCTGAAAGCCAAGCTCCAAGGAACACCTGATTACCTGCAGGTGCTCGAGGAGCAGACTGCACTGAGTAAAATGTAGGGACTGTTGTGTTTGATCTGTGCATTGATTACACACACTTCTACAATATGAAGTCAGCAACATGCAGGCAGACAGACAGCCGAACACATTTCTCtggctctttgtcctctcgagacACACACACGTCATTCAAACCTTCAGATCTCTCACCCTCTGCCTTCATTTCCCTCtctgcagccacacacacacacacacacacacacacacacacacacacacacacacacacacacacatacacatacacctacacacatacacgcacacacacacacagacacacacacacacaaagcaaaaaaagtgCCTTCTGGAAATCCTTAATGACCACTGCAGAGATGGACAAAATGGCTCCACACTACAAGGCTATTAGTAGAATAAGCGTGGATGTATTTCACAGTAAAAGACCTTCTGGATTATCAGCCACTCACACGTACGAATCCTGCAAACTTACCATAGGACACCCTTAAAAAAGCAACCAGACATAGTATCTTTTGCTGCTACTGAAATGGGTACTTATCTTCTTcgtatttttttgttgttcttgttgttgttctttttcttttactgtatttttttccaACCAAATCAAAGGGTCTTGAAACAGTGCTTGAGAATATACCTCGCTGGCTTCAGcccgttttttaaaaaaagaaaaagagggagcgCTGGTTGTTCTTTTTGCTCTGGAACGAATCATGTCTCCTTCTACTGGGATGAGATTAACAGAATCAGTGACTCAATGGATGCTACTTtgctttattctattttattttgtttttatttgaccTTTTTTGTGTTGCTGGGATATCTATTTGATCTTGTGGATGCTCTCCGGAGTTGGCTGCAGACTCTCTGCCATCTTGTGTGGATTACACAGCAGTAGCAGTACACCTGCTCTTTGCCGGGAGGCTAAACAGCTCCCGTTTTCCATTCGTGGGAATTGGAGGCACCGCAAAACTCTTTTGGGGGAATGATTTCATgacttgttttctttgtgtaaagAGCCATGTTAAATATAGTGTCTTCTGAATGGAGTTGTGTTTCTCTTTAAAAATTCCTACTTA
Coding sequences within it:
- the slitrk4 gene encoding SLIT and NTRK-like protein 4, producing MLLVLLLAAFSSSISGSLASSLSSPSMSNGPPMADPSAPDLLAETCVACSCMSVENVLYVNCEEITVYRPTQLIPPASSLYHLNFQNNFLIILYPNSFLNFTHAVSLHLGNNKLQNIEGGAFMGMSALKQLHLNSNELKVLRADTFLGIENLEYLQADYNLIQYIEKGAFNKLHKLKVLILNDNLIQALPDNIFRFASLTHLDIRGNRIQKLPYLGVLEHIGRIVELQLDDNPWNCTCDLAPLKAWLENMPYNIFIGEAICETPSDLYGRLLKETNKQELCPMGTGSEFDVRMPPAQPSKTPPSTVAPIATKTPKTTDSSKFYGNGIVAGRNNQIVSFQLCPQPCSCKAHPSDFGISVSCQERNIKNLADLVPKPPNAKKLHLSGNYIRDINPSDFQGFEGLDLLHLGSNQIVTVQKGVFANLTNLRRLYLNGNMLEQLHPEMFLGLTNLQYLYLEYNAIKEILAGTFDSMPNLQLLYLNNNVLRSLPAYVFAGIPLARLNLKNNHFMTLPVSGVLDQLRSLTQIDLEGNPWECSCDLVALKLWLQKLSDGVAAKEVKCASPVQFANIELRLLKNEILCPRMARPPFIQTGATPVLTSVSPAGVGKAPPGGPVPLSIMILSILVVLILTVFVAFCLLVFVLRRNKKPVGRQEGLGNQECGSMSLQLRRHSHKSGKKGSIPGDDLGGETFIPQTIEHIGKSHTCGIGRSSDLDAGFKFADSQRQKIILRNSADKEKDMLSTLERNKRLSTIDELEEFLPNREPSMFIHNFLDSKRDFNSIGMGGYEIRYPEKTLDKKMKKSSLIGGNHSKIVVEQRKSEYYELKAKLQGTPDYLQVLEEQTALSKM